One Acidobacteriota bacterium genomic window, AGCGCCCCGCACCGAGCGGCCCGGCTCTTCTTCCGATTGACCTTAGGGGCTTATATTGCTACACTTATGCTCCCTCGCTGCGAAGAATGCCGGATCCGGCAGCCGCACGCCAATGGAGGACATTTTCATGAAACCCCAGAACGTGCTCATCATGGGTGCCGCGGGAAGGGACTTCCACAACTTCAACGTCTTCTTCCGCGACAACGCCGCCTACCGGGTCGTGGCCTTTACGGCCACCCAGATCCCTGACATCGCCGGTCGCAAGTACCCCGCCGCCCTGGCCGGGAAAGCCTATCCCAAGGGCATCCCCATCTACGACGAAAAGGACATGCCGGCCCTCATCCGCAAGGAGAAGGTCGACCTCGTGGTGTTCGCCTACTCGGACGTGGCCCACGAAGACGTGATGCACAAGGCCTCCATCGCCCTCGCCGCCGGCGCCGACTTCATGATGATGGGCGCGGATCACACCATGGTGAAGTCCACGAAACCCGTCATTTCCATCTGCGCCGTGCGCACGGGATGCGGAAAGAGCCAGACGACGCGCCGGGTGTGCGAAATCCTCAAGTCCATGGGCAAGCGCGTGGTGGCCGTACGGCACCCCATGCCCTACGGCGACCTGGTGGCCCAGAAGGTCCAGCGCTTCGCCAGCTTGAAGGACCTCGACAAGCACAAGTGCACCATCGAAGAGCGCGAGGAGTACGAGCCCCACATCCAGCGGGGGGTCGTCGTCTATGCGGGCGTGGACTACGAGGCCATTCTCCGCCAGGCCGAGAAGGAAGCGGACGTGATCGTGTGGGATGGCGGCAACAACGACCTCCCCTTCTACCGTTCCGACCTCGAGATCGTCGTCGTGGACCCCCACCGCGCGGGCCACGAGATCTCCTATCACCCCGGAGAGGCCAACCTCCGCCGCGCCGACGTGGTGGTCATCAACAAGATCGACACCGCCGACGGGGAAGACGTGGACGGGGTGCGTTTCAATATCGCCGCCGTCAATCCCAAGGCCATCGTGATCGACGCCGCATCCCCCCTGGCCGTGTCCAATCCGGAAGCCATCCGCGGGAAGCGCGTGCTGGTGGTGGAAGACGGCCCCACCCTCACCCACGGAGAGATGCAGTACGGGGCCGGAGTCGTGGCGGCCCGGAAATTCGGCGCCCTGGACCTGGTGGACCCCCGGCCCTACGCCGTGAAGTCCATTCAGGACACCTACGAGAAGTACCCGGAGATCGGGATCCTTCTGCCGGCCATGGGATACGGCGCCAAGCAGATGAAGGACCTGGAAACCACCATCAACCGGACCGACTGCGATCTGGTGATCGTGGCGACTCCCATCGACCTCGGCCGCATCATCAAGATCAACAAGCCCTCGGTGCGCGTGATGTACGACCTTCAGGAGATCGGACAGCCCACGCTCGAGGCGCCCATTCGACGACTCTTCTAGGCCATGGCCGGCAAGCGGGGCCTGGTGGCCTTCGGGGGCAACGCCCTCATCAAGGCCGGTGAGAAGGGGACGGTCCAGGAACAGCTGGCCAACGCCGACGAGGCGGCCCGCCAGCTCGTGCCCCTCTTCGACCGGTACGCCTGCGCCCTCCTGGTGCACGGGAACGGGCCGCAGGTCGGACAGAACCTCATCCGGCAGGAGGAGGCGGTGACCAAGGTCCCGCCCCTCCCGCTGGACGTATGCGTGGCCGAGACCCAGGGGAGCATGGGCTACCTCCTGGAGAAGGCCCTCAGCAACGAACTCGAGCGGCAGGGGAAAGAGCGGGACCTCCTCTCGGTCCTCACCCAGATCGAGGTGGACGCGGAGGACCCGGCCTTCCGGAATCCGACCAAGCCCATCGGCCCCTTCTACACGGCCTATCGCGCCAAGCACCTCATGGAGGCGGAGCGCTGGGCCATGGTGGAGGACAGCGGCCGGGGCTATCGGAAGGTGGTCGCCTCCCCCCGCCCCAAGCGGGTCCTCGGCGTGGGGGCGCTCCGCTCCCTGTACGACACCGGGGCCATCATCATCGCGGGAGGGGGCGGCGGCATCCCCGTGGTTCGTGAACTCGACGGGACCCACCGCGGGGTGGAGGCGGTCATCGACAAGGACCGCACCTCCGTCCTTCTCGCGTGCGATCTCGACGTCGACGAAATGATCATCGTCACTTCCGTCCCCTGCCTCTACGTCCATTTCGGGAAGCCCGAACAGCGCGCCCTGGCGGACGTGAGCCTGGAGGAGGTGCTGGCCTACCAGAAGGAGGGGCAGTTCCCGCCGGGATCCATGGGGCCCAAGATCGAGGCGGCGGTCCAGTTCCTCGTGAAGAAGGGCGGACAGGTGGTGATCACGGACGCCCCGAGCCTGCCCCAGGCCGTGCTGGGCCGGGCGGGAACCAGGATCCACCACGAGAAGTCGGGAAAGGCTCCGGGCATCCCCAAGCGGTCTCGAGCCGCCCGAAATTGAGTAAAAGACGGACCGCCGCGCCTCCGCCCGGGGCGGAGCACCGGCCTTCCTCATTCAGGAGCGTTCAATGTTCGGAAAAGACCTGATCTCCAT contains:
- a CDS encoding cyclic 2,3-diphosphoglycerate synthase — encoded protein: MKPQNVLIMGAAGRDFHNFNVFFRDNAAYRVVAFTATQIPDIAGRKYPAALAGKAYPKGIPIYDEKDMPALIRKEKVDLVVFAYSDVAHEDVMHKASIALAAGADFMMMGADHTMVKSTKPVISICAVRTGCGKSQTTRRVCEILKSMGKRVVAVRHPMPYGDLVAQKVQRFASLKDLDKHKCTIEEREEYEPHIQRGVVVYAGVDYEAILRQAEKEADVIVWDGGNNDLPFYRSDLEIVVVDPHRAGHEISYHPGEANLRRADVVVINKIDTADGEDVDGVRFNIAAVNPKAIVIDAASPLAVSNPEAIRGKRVLVVEDGPTLTHGEMQYGAGVVAARKFGALDLVDPRPYAVKSIQDTYEKYPEIGILLPAMGYGAKQMKDLETTINRTDCDLVIVATPIDLGRIIKINKPSVRVMYDLQEIGQPTLEAPIRRLF
- a CDS encoding carbamate kinase gives rise to the protein MAGKRGLVAFGGNALIKAGEKGTVQEQLANADEAARQLVPLFDRYACALLVHGNGPQVGQNLIRQEEAVTKVPPLPLDVCVAETQGSMGYLLEKALSNELERQGKERDLLSVLTQIEVDAEDPAFRNPTKPIGPFYTAYRAKHLMEAERWAMVEDSGRGYRKVVASPRPKRVLGVGALRSLYDTGAIIIAGGGGGIPVVRELDGTHRGVEAVIDKDRTSVLLACDLDVDEMIIVTSVPCLYVHFGKPEQRALADVSLEEVLAYQKEGQFPPGSMGPKIEAAVQFLVKKGGQVVITDAPSLPQAVLGRAGTRIHHEKSGKAPGIPKRSRAARN